Part of the Triplophysa dalaica isolate WHDGS20190420 chromosome 23, ASM1584641v1, whole genome shotgun sequence genome is shown below.
GTAATGTAgtttgaaatacagtaaatgtcATTCAGCTCATATGAGTTACAGTACCAACGTGACAGTATTGGAAGAGATATGAGAAACcctaatgcttttaaaaattataataactaTGTAAAAAAAGTACAACAAATCTTTATAAGGACTGCTATTATGTAAAGAggtattaaaatacatgaacCACTGAGGATATGTTTTCCTCTCTACAACAAATTAATAACAAAAGGGTGACATTCATGATGCAATCCACAATACTGCAGGATAATATTATGTCCAAACATTGAACACTTAAAGTAATCTGAAGGTTTTGTGCTGAAATAGATCTGGGAATAAACAgaatacagaaaaacaagatttcatgtatttacagaaaaaacacaatgatatataaacataattcaTCACTGAGCAATCCTATCTGCTGTGTTCATGTCTCTTTAATCTCATTAACTGCTGTCTTTGTTATGGTTCTTCAAGTTTATGTGTCAAACTGGATTATAAATGAAGATTAGAGTGTTTTATACAGATTAAGAATAGACGGACTGGTGGCGAATCTTCAAATGCACTGGACACATTCATCTCACAGTCTTATTGAAATCTGTCAGAATATAGAAACAAGGCCTCGCCGGCGTAGCTCAACACGACGCTacagagagaaacaaaaacaatgtgatgtttatttcatattcctgcttaaagggatagttcaactgAAACtaaaattctttctttgttAATTCACCCAACCTGTATCATTTTCTAtattctgcagaacgcaaaagaagttatcttgaagaatgttggttgtcaaacaacattgacctcAGTTGACTTCCATtccacggacacaaaaccactgagacatttctcaaaacatcttcttttgtgtttcacacaaGAAAGAATCcgatacaggttttaaatgaattgAGGGTGAAAAATGAAGAATTTGATTTTTCGAATGAACCATGTCTTTATATAAGGGGTGTTACAACACACACAGGTTTATCGTGTGATACATACACAATACATTACACAAAGTCCATTGAAACGCACGTTTGGACCCATTCTGTAAATGACATAAATCTCACCTGCAGAATGTTACGGGACTGACCACAGTGTTGAATGTGGAGAGATAAAAGGAAAGACCTGAAGCCAATACCTGCCACAGAGAACGTCATTTACACATCTCAATTTACACTACAGTATGGTCTTATATTTGTTCTCTTTAACAAATATCAGAGGCAAAGTCAGAAAGACACCTTCAAAAGAGAACAGAGTTGGAGTTTTAGGGGTCTTTCTTACCTTGGCCAGGAAGAACCAGAGCCCACAATGATCCTGAGGCAGACTGTCCCTCAACCTCACAGTTACCAACATCAGCAGAAAGCCAAACACAGCACTGTACAAATCAAACCAAACTGAAATCACAATCACTATTTTCTGTAATAAAAGAACAAACCTCTTCAACTCTTCAAAACAGCAGGACTTATCTCAGTTCGGGAATTATTTGCAATAAAGTATTCAATCATGTGATGAAATTTCAATGTCAAACCTGCCCAAGCAGCCAGCGTGAAAGACGTATGAGGTCAGTAGAGGAAAGTCTAAAGCACCAAAGAGATCACCTGAAAAACACGACAAACTGATCAATATATCAAAAAAGATGTGCGTTTTCAGATCTTGAGTACtgcaaataaaataagttaatattCATGTTCAGAGCCGATCCTTCCTATACACAAACTATGCATGTTGCGTAGGGCCCCTGCACTACCAGTGGGGCCCCCTTGTGTACCcgataaaataaacaataatgtaAACAAGATGCTATTTCCATAACTTTTTATTACGACGCGAAGCAAAAGAACAAGAAGGCATCattattgtttgattttaaagtttTGCCAAATTCAGTATTTGTCCACTGGCAAAATTTGgttagtaaaaaacaaacagctaGACGGTTCCAGAGCCACGTGTTACTTTAAGTGAAGGATTACTTAGATGTGAATCAAAATTTTTCATTGTTCTTACTgtaagtttaatgttttttgtctttccgttttaattaatttaagcGTGCTAAttgatgtattatttttgtttcttatagtttacagttatgttaGTTAACCCTAATCTCATTTTAACTACTGTGACAATGGGCCCCTCACAAAGGTTTGCATAGGGCCCCCAGACATCTAGGATCGGCActgttcatgtttaaacaacacaatattattGCTTTACATGGGTTTAAGGATcagttcagaaaaaaaaaattcacaacttTCATGCATTCTCTAGATTTTTCAcgttgctgttgggtgacttagGTTTGATTCTGTTCAATTtcaacacacacaatacacgCAGAAATGACGTTAAAGACAAAACTGGAttgatcttttcatttttccCACAGCTGTATGTAATGGAGTAGTTTAAAGAATCTCATTACCTGTCGAGTATGATAGAGAGGCGAGTAATAATGCACTGAATAAAAGAAGGAAAATCTCAATTAAAATTCTACATTCGGTTCTTCATGAATCTGTTATTTGCGTGAAGCAGTCGACTTACCTGCTCATATAGTTAATAAACTGCTCTTCCAGATCACTGGATCATTACACatagaaagacaaaaaagtattttcaaacatataatCAGAATGCAATGTTCAAGCAGAATATCTGAAAGACTGCAAGTAACCTCAGATGGCTGGTCTTTGAGTTCTTCTGGAATACTTTATACGCGCCTGAATAAGAAAAGGAATGAGATTAAACAAAGCATGTTTAATACAATGTGTAGcatttacacacaaataaaagacACTTACCTACACAGAACAGATGGATGAAGGCCCACGTGTAACCACTGGGACCAAACTAGGGGGTGAGATGTAAAGAGATTGGACAGTTTTACTACATGCTGATTTGATATAATACAGGACACAGAGATTATCAGAAACATTCAGAATTCAGGGAATGTTGCTGTTTGTGCTTTTAAACGTACCCGAGGATTGTACACAATCAGACTCGTAGCAGAACCCAGCAACATACACACACTGTTTGGAGAAAATGCACCAAATTGATTAATTTAAagttcatataaaaatacagcactTCTAACTTTTTTAGTCTGATATAAATTCTTATTCCTTGGTTTAAAGTTTGGTATGATTACTATAAGTAATGGCCAAAAAAGAAACATACCTTAATAATTTCCTCCATGTGGCTTTCTGATTAATATCATTTGTATTGAAGAAAATCAGAACATAAGATTATTAGCAGATGGAAATTATTACAAGATCTAAAATAGTATCATTTGTCATATAACATGCAAAGAAGACCAGCTTCCCCGATCCACAGCCAACCAAGAGACAAGAAACACACTTACCTCTCGCCGAGTGAAGATTACAGTGAGAAACGCGAAGAACTCGGAGACGTTTTGTAACACGAAGAAGAAAGGAATGGgcttaacaaaaacaaaaatcagaaAGAACCGATGTAAATATGTGAAGCTTTTGACAGTTTCCTAATCCGAAACGAAATAAACAAGTCACAAGATTAAACGCAAATgtacaatcaaatgtattgtacaGTATTCTACATGACGATTTCTGTTCATAGTTTTGATTTGAAATCTTGTTAGGATGTTACACTTACCAGAAGCGACAGGGCTTTGGACCCAGCATAAATGTTTCCAATAAATAAGAAAGACCCAGGGAGCTGAGAAAACACCGCAGATCTAAATAAAGTACAATCAGGATTTCAGCACAAATAAGATTCGAAATATTTTAACCATCCGACGGAATT
Proteins encoded:
- the LOC130413233 gene encoding transmembrane protein 241 — its product is MNVARVILALVFCICFTLSYFTNKYVLSVLKFTFPTIFQGWQTSTGFLLLLVTWKLGLVEINGLSRSAVFSQLPGSFLFIGNIYAGSKALSLLPIPFFFVLQNVSEFFAFLTVIFTRREKATWRKLLSVCMLLGSATSLIVYNPRFGPSGYTWAFIHLFCVGAYKVFQKNSKTSHLSDLEEQFINYMSSALLLASLSYSTGDLFGALDFPLLTSYVFHAGCLGSAVFGFLLMLVTVRLRDSLPQDHCGLWFFLAKVLASGLSFYLSTFNTVVSPVTFCSVVLSYAGEALFLYSDRFQ